GTGGTCAGATGACATAAAGGTGTGTGGTCAGATGACATAAAggtgtgtggtcagatgaaaaggTGACATGAAGGTGTGTGGTCAGATGACATAAAGGTGTGTGGTCAGATGACATAAAGGTGTGTGGTCAGGTGACATAAAggtgtgtggtcagatgaaaaggtgacataaaggtgtgtggtcagatgaaaaggTGACATAAAGGTGTGTGGTCAGATGACATAAAGGTGTGTGGTCAGATGACAGAAAGATGTGTGGTCAGATGACATAAAGGTGTGTGGTCAGATGACATGAAGGTGTGTGGTTGGATGAAAAGGTGACAAAggtgtgtggtcagatgaaaaggtgacataaaggtgtgtggtcagatgacataaaggtgtgtggtcagatgacatgaaggtgtgtggtcagatgaaaaggTGACATAAAGGTGTGTGGTCAGATGACATAAAGGTGTGTGGTCAGATGACAGAAAGATGTGTGGTCAGATGACATAAAGGTGTGTGGTCAGATGACATGAAGGTGTGTGGTTGGATGAAAAGGTGACAAAggtgtgtggtcagatgaaaaggtgacataaaggtgtgtggtcagatgaaaaggtgacataaaggtgtgtggtcagatgacataaaggtgtgtggtcagatgacatgaaggtgtgtggtcagatgaaaaggTGACATGAAGGTGTGTGGTCAGATGACATAAAGGTGTGTGGTCAGATGACATAAAGGTGTGTGGTCAGATGACATAAAGGTGTGTGGTCAGATGACATAAAGGTGTGTGGTGAGATGACATAAAGGTGTGTGGTGAGATGACATAAAGGTGTGTGTCAGGAGCAGAGGCGCGGTGTGGACGGCACGCTGCAGAGGGAGGTGAAGAAGGTGCGCAAGGCCAGGAACCGCCGACAGGAGTGGAACATGATGGCTCTGGACAAGGAGCTGAGGCCGGACCACCGCCACACCATCCACAGAGACCGAGGGGCGTCCTCTGAGGGCTCGCTGTCTCCAGAGAACAGGTAGGACAAGTCACCTGCAGCGTGGTACAGGTCTGATGTCCCGTCCTCCATCAGGGTTGGAGACCACTATGCCAACGCCTTGAACCACGCCGGCCACGCCCACACCTACTCGGGCCCCCCGCCCAGCGTCCTGGCAGCACACATGGGCCACGCCCCTGGCGCTGGAAGGGGCAGGGGCGTGGCTTATCAGGGGGGCACGCTGGGCCGCACCCACCACCACGCGGCGCTGCCTCCTCCACCTGTGGAGGCCATGAACGGGGGCTCGGCCTCCCTCCCCCCCATGGACTACAGGTGTACTTGAGTCACGCTGCCATCTAGTGGGTCCTGCCAGGAAGTGACTTGTCTTTCTCTTGCAGCATGGAGGGCTATGCCAACACAGGACCACctcccccgccccccgcccccctcatCCCCTCTGCCCAAACCGCCTTCGCCTCACCACCTGGAGGTCCTGTGTCTCCTGGACCAATGGTTGGCAGCGGGGCCTATGCCCCCCTTGCACCACCTCAGGCTGTGCCACCGCCTCCTGGTCCCCCGCCACCTCTTGTGCCAGCCGGTGCCTACAAGATGGAGGGCAGCGTGGTCAATGATGCCCGCAGTGACCTGCTGGCGGCCATTCGTATGGGTAAGTCTGTCTTGTCTTCATGGTGAGGACTGTGGTCTAGATCCTGTGGACCTGGATCACATTTACAACTCCTGCCATTTTCTTTCATCCacttattattatctttattttacactatgtatttaatagtatttatttcatagtctttatttaacaaaatgtattttataatatttattctatcatatttattatagtctttatttaacaatatttattttaatccatatattttattgtatttattttataatatttattctatcaTATTTATTGTCTAGTCTTTATTTAACAATACTTATTTTATGgtatttattttacagtatatattttacattctttatttaacagtatttattttgtgttctttatttaactgtatttattttatagtatacattatattgtatttattttatatttattctatCATATTTATTCTATAGTGTTTATttaacagtatttattttatagtctttatttaacagtatttattttatattcttaatttaacagtatttattttatgttctttctttaacattatttattttatagcatatattttattgtatttattttatatttattctatagtgtttatttaacagtatttattttatattctttatttaacagtatttattttatattcttaatttaacagtatttattttatgttctttatttaacagtatttattttattgtatttattttatatttattctatCATATTTATTCTATAGTGTTTATttaacagtatttattttatagtctttatttaacagtatttattttatattcttaatttaacagtatttattttataatattcTATCATATTTATTGTATAGTCTTTATTTAACAGTATTTgttttacagtatatattttatattatttatattataatatttattctatcaTATTTATTGTAAAGTCTTTATTTAACAGTATTTgttttacagtatatattttatagtatttattttataatatttattcTGTCATATTTATTGTATAGTCTttaacagtatttattttattgtatttattttattatatttattctaTCATATTTATTCTACAGTCTTTATTTAATAGTCTTTGTTTAACAGTATTTATTTTGTGTTCTTTATttaacagtatttattttatagtatatattttatatttattctatCATATTTATTGTATAGTCTTTATTTAACAGTATTTATTTTGTGTTCTTTATttaacagtatttattttatagtatatattttatatttattctatCATATTTATTGTATAGTCTTTATTTAacagtatttattttacattatagtatattgtatttattttatcatatttattGTATAGTCTTTATTTAACAgtatttattttacagtatatattttattgtattttttttatatttattttatcatatttattGTATAGTCTTTATTTAAcagtatatattttattgtatttattttatatttgatgATGTACTGATGAGTTACTTATGAAGTACTTATGATATACTTGATGAGGTATTTGATTATTGTGATGATGTACTCGATGATAGTGAGGATGTACTTGATGATAGTGATGCAGTACTTATGATGTACTTGATGATGGTGATGTACTTATGTACTTGATGATGTACTGATGAGTTACTTATAATGTACTTGATGTACTTATGATGAAGTACTTATGATTTACTTGATgatacactaggggtgtaacggtacgtgtatttgtgcatattcagagcgcatgtagtcagtgcttagcgtttagcaggtaatcatcaggcagcgcactctccccaaatgataataaacacctcccagtcaactactaggaacatcactatgagcccgttgaccttctagaaacataaactgcagctcagctcgctcgcagtcctggcttgaggtgaaggctaattagcttttagcgtaacgttagctcagtctgcggtgtgtgtgtgttacggacagcaaagccctgtctgtctgttatttcactttacctttgtctgtgttgaagcagcaaaaaaggacattatgttaaatgaagagtttgtgtctctgatagttgatataataatgtaagtgcatcataaagcctacatgaactccatggtgttcagggatgaatagtctctcctattgctattgtactatttttttcagctatagttccatgaatcattagtaatgcagcagcctagttttgaatggcagggtccctgctatcacatgttgatacaaatataacatttacatcataaaaatcaactacaggctgtaataaatgaagcatgatgagttgacttgaaactgtttcatgttgcactttttatatgtagaagaaaagttttgtcattttatttcatctgagcagtttaatgttgattaacgtgggcagaattattataatgttcccaatgttaaaaggataatacaaatttggtaaataaataaccaaaaaaatgtatattttgttgttttcttactgtaccgaaaatgaaccgaactttgacctctaaaccgaggtacgtaccgagccGAAatctttgtgtaccgttacacccctatgatACACTGATGATATACAGTACTTGATGATGTACTGATGATATACTTGATGATGTACTGATGATATACTTGATGATGTACTGATGATATACTTGATGTACTGATGATATACTTGATGATGTACTTGATGATATACTTGATGATGTACTTGATGCAGGCATCCAGCTGAAGAAGGTGCAGGAGCAGCAGGAGCAGCAAGCCAAGAGGGAACCTGTGGGGAACGACGTGGCCACCATCTTGTCTCGCCGCATTGCTGTGGAATACTCTGATTCTGAGGACGAGTCGGAGCTGGAGGACAACGATTGGTCCGACTGACGGAGGACAACGATTGGTCCGACTGACCGTTGGCCCGACTGACGGAGGACAACGATTGGTCCGCCTGACGGTTGGTTCGACTGATGGAGGACAACAATCGGTCCGACTAACTGTTGGTCTGACTGACGGAGGACAACGTTTGGTCAGACTGACTGTTGGTCCCACTGATGGAGGACAACAATTAGTCTGACTGACGGTTGGTCCGACTGACGGAGGACAACGATCGGTCCGACTGACGGTCGGTCCGACTGCCTGTTGGTCCGACTGACTGTTGGTCCGACTGATGGAGGACAACGATTGGTCCGACTGACGGTTGGTCCGACTGACAGTTGTCCGACTGACGTAGGACAACGATCGGTCCAACTGACTGTTGGTCCGACTGACGGAGGACAATGATTGGTCCGACTGACGGTTGGTCTGACTGACTGAGGACAACGATCGGTCCAACTGACTGTTGGTCCGACTGACGGAGGACAACGATTGGTCAGACTGATTGTTGCTCCGACTGATGGAGGACAACGATCGGTCCGACTGACGGAGGACAACGATCGGTCCGACTGACGGTCGGTCCGACTGCCTGTTGGTCCGACTGACTGTCGGTCCGACTGATGGAGGACAACGATTGGTCCGACTGACGGTTGGTCTGACTGACAGTTGGTCCGACTGACGTAGGACAACGATCGGTCCGACTGACTGTTGATCCGACTGACGGAGGACAACGATTGGTCCAACTGACAGAGGACAATGATTGGTCCGACTGACGGTTGGTCTGACTGACTGAGGACAACGATTGGTCCAACTGACAGAGGACAATGATTGGTCCGACTGACGGTTGGTCTGACTGACTGAGGACAACGATCGGTCCGACTGACTGTTGGTCCGACTGACGGAGGACAACGATTGGTCAGACTGATTGTTGCTCCGACTGACGGAGGACAACGATTGATCCAACTGACGGAGGACAATGATTGGTTTGACTGACGGTTGGTTTGACTGACGGTTGGTCCGACTGACGGAGGACAACGAGTGGTCCAACTGACGTTTGGTCCATGACTGTTGGTCCGACTGACCGAGGACAACGATTGGTCAGACTGACTGTTGGTCCGAC
This genomic interval from Nerophis lumbriciformis linkage group LG07, RoL_Nlum_v2.1, whole genome shotgun sequence contains the following:
- the wasf3b gene encoding wiskott-Aldrich syndrome protein family member 3b isoform X1 translates to MPLVKRNIHPRHLCRGELPEGIGSELECVMNNTLSAIIRQLSSLSKHAEDIFGELFKEANTFYLRANSLQDRIDRLAVKVTQLDSTVEEVSLQDINMRKAFKSSTTQDQQVVSKSSVPNPVKEMYNLSDKPPPLSILSSYRDDHKEALKFYTDPSYFFDLWKQKMLQDTEDKRKEKRKQKEQRRGVDGTLQREVKKVRKARNRRQEWNMMALDKELRPDHRHTIHRDRGASSEGSLSPENRVGDHYANALNHAGHAHTYSGPPPSVLAAHMGHAPGAGRGRGVAYQGGTLGRTHHHAALPPPPVEAMNGGSASLPPMDYSMEGYANTGPPPPPPAPLIPSAQTAFASPPGGPVSPGPMVGSGAYAPLAPPQAVPPPPGPPPPLVPAGAYKMEGSVVNDARSDLLAAIRMGIQLKKVQEQQEQQAKREPVGNDVATILSRRIAVEYSDSEDESELEDNDWSD
- the wasf3b gene encoding wiskott-Aldrich syndrome protein family member 3b isoform X2, which codes for MPLVKRNIHPRHLCRGELPEGIGSELECVMNNTLSAIIRQLSSLSKHAEDIFGELFKEANTFYLRANSLQDRIDRLAVKVTQLDSTVEEVSLQDINMRKAFKSSTTQDQQVVSKSSVPNPVKEMYNLSDKPPPLSILSSYRDDHKEALKFYTDPSYFFDLWKQKMLQDTEDKRKEKRKQKRRGVDGTLQREVKKVRKARNRRQEWNMMALDKELRPDHRHTIHRDRGASSEGSLSPENRVGDHYANALNHAGHAHTYSGPPPSVLAAHMGHAPGAGRGRGVAYQGGTLGRTHHHAALPPPPVEAMNGGSASLPPMDYSMEGYANTGPPPPPPAPLIPSAQTAFASPPGGPVSPGPMVGSGAYAPLAPPQAVPPPPGPPPPLVPAGAYKMEGSVVNDARSDLLAAIRMGIQLKKVQEQQEQQAKREPVGNDVATILSRRIAVEYSDSEDESELEDNDWSD